The Candidatus Scalindua japonica genome includes the window AATTAGTATACTATTCGAATCATCCAAATATTATTTCTGTATATATAAATTTATTAAGTGATTGAATAAATAAGGATTATGACATGGTGTATATATCATGAACCCTTTAAACTGCTTTCTCTTTTTCTGAAGTGTCAGATTTTTGATGAAAAGCCAATAAAATAAAAACCGTCAAACTTCAGCCTATATATTATATTAATTATAGATTTATCATAAAATTGTTTGTTCAAAGGGTATATAATCCATTATTATGAAATATCAGAAACTTCATCCATGGAACGTAGACTATAAAAGGGCAGCCGAGATCCAGGGGAGATTAGAGAAGAGCATTGTTTTAATATGTGCGGCAAAAAACTTTAAAATTATTGCCGGGGCAGATGTTTCTTATTTACCCACACGCACCATCCGGGAAGGTAAACGCAGTTCGACAGGTACGAAGAAGGGTAAAATGTTTTATGCGAGCGTAATGGTGTTTGAGTTAAAAACAATGGAAAGAGTTGAGGCAGTTACGGCAAGCGGCATAGTTGATTTTCCTTATATCCCCGGCTTACTGAGCTTTCGGGAGTCGCCAATTTTACTGAAAGCATTTGCAAAGATTAAATCAAACCCTGATGTGATTATATTAGACGCACAAGGCATCGCGCACCCTCGTGGAATCGGTTTGGCATCTCATATTGGGTTGCTGTTAGATAAACCAACAATCGGATGCGCAAAAACCAGGCTGATAGGTGATTATAATGAAGTGGGTGAAGAGATGGGTTGTTATTCCCCTCTTACCGTGCAGGATAAAGTTGTGGGTGCGGTGCTCAGAACGAGAAAAAACGTTAAGCCGGTTTTCGTATCTCCAGGCCACAAAATCGATTTAAAAACGTCCATTGGTCTTATTTTGAAGAGCTGTCGTGGGTGCCGACTTCCAGAGCCGATAAGACAGGCACACAACCTGGTTAAGAAAACAGCAACCGGCAAGGAGTAAAAGTGTTTTGTAAAGTGTCATATTAAGGAAAGCGCGTTAGCTACCAGAATCTTTTTCTCTCCTGGCATCTTTTTGAACTTGAGCACAGTTTTTATCTTTTTCTTTCTTGATTTTCTCTGCAACCTGAGCAACAAATTCAGGGTTTCCCTCAGCAGCAGCTTTCTTCTTCGCATCTTCCTTCATCTTTTTTACATCAAATATGTCACCCAGGCACTCTTCGGCTGCGCTACACCATACCACACAAGTAGGGGCTTTGTCTTTAAATACAGTTTCCCCGCATGTACAGTCTGCTTTCTCCTCGTCACTCCAGATCTCAATCATGCTGCCACATTTAGGGCACTTTCTTTCAAGTGGCTCGGGCACCATGGTCTTCATACTACCGGGACATCTGACTTTTGCCATTTCAGCTACCACCTATTCCTAATAATTACAAATATTCAATGTATTTATACTATATGAAATACGATATACCGTCAAGTAGTTTTTACGGTTGTGCCTGTTTATTTAAGAATTGACAGCTAAAGAAATATGTGCGAAAAATGATCTATAATTCTAATAGTTCAGTATACTGGAAATTAAGCAGAAAGGTATTTTATGGATATCACGAAAAGGGCATTAGGGCGGAATAAAATAAGAGAGATTGACCGAAAAGCAATAGATGAATATGAAATCCCCGGAATTATATTAATGGAAAACGCGGGCAGGAATGTTGCGGAAGAGGTTTTAAAGATGCTGTCCGGGATAGATAAAGCCAGGGTGGCTATATTTTGTGGAAAAGGAAATAATGGTGGTGACGGTTTTGTTATTGCTCGCCATCTTTATAATAAAGGAGTGAATGTCTCTGTCTTTTTAACAACTGAGATATCTCGTGTTCTTTCTGAAGGTGACGCCTCAACAAATCTGAAGATTCTGCTGAATATGAATTTTAAAATACGAGAGCTAAAGGAAGAGCATATTGAGGAAGTTGTAAAAACGCTTCACGATTATAATATAATTGTTGACGCAATCTTCGGGACGGGTTTAAGCGGTGAAGTAAGAGAGCCTGTAAGGACCCTGATAGAGAAAATTAATGAAACCGATATTCCTGTTGTCTCTGTTGATATACCTTCCGGTTTGGGTTGTGATGATGGTGTTGTGCTTGGGGTTGCAGTGAAAGCCGCAAAAACAGTCACATTCGTTGCTCCGAAAACCGGCTTTTTTCAAGGACAAGGTAAAGAATATACCGGAGAACTGATAGTGTCAGATATAAGTGTACCTAAGGAGTTGACTGTATCTTGATATTCTGGTTCTACCGCTTTAACAATACCCGTTCTTCAAGCACTTCCATTCGGTGGAGTATATCTGCCGTTACGGAATCCTCTCGCTTCAAACGTTCCATTTCTTTTTTGATTTCTCCTATTTCTATGTAAACAAAATCTAACCTTTTATTTGTATCGTCAATTCGTTGATTTATCCCATTAACGCTTTTGTTTGTATCGTCAATTCGTTGATTAATTGCATCAATTCTTTTGTTTATTTCGTCAATCCGCCTGCTATTACTAAGAACATTTTCATTGATCATCACCATCTGTTTTTCCAGAGCTTCTTGACGGATGCGGATCTCGTTTATCCCTTCCTGCAGTTTACTGAGTTCGGGTAAAATCAGAGTTTTGATACTATTTATAATGTTCTCTTTTATATCAGACATATGTACTCTCAAAAATATATTACTATTAGCTGGCGGCTATGCGTCCTCCTGCTATTGCCGGTACAATTGAAATCTGATCTCCATCATTGACCGGAGTCTCCTGGTTATCTTTAAACCTTATATCTTCATCATTAAGGTAGAAATTAATAAACCTTCTGATCTGTCCGTTTTCATCACAGAGACGCTCCTTAAATCCTTTGTGATTAGATTCAAGATTATCAATCACTTCTTTGATAGAGTTACCCTCTACAGTAACTTCTTCTGATCCGTTTGTTAACGACCTTAATGGTGTTGGAATTCTTACTTTAACCGGCATGACGATACCTCTTTCT containing:
- a CDS encoding endonuclease V, with product MKYQKLHPWNVDYKRAAEIQGRLEKSIVLICAAKNFKIIAGADVSYLPTRTIREGKRSSTGTKKGKMFYASVMVFELKTMERVEAVTASGIVDFPYIPGLLSFRESPILLKAFAKIKSNPDVIILDAQGIAHPRGIGLASHIGLLLDKPTIGCAKTRLIGDYNEVGEEMGCYSPLTVQDKVVGAVLRTRKNVKPVFVSPGHKIDLKTSIGLILKSCRGCRLPEPIRQAHNLVKKTATGKE
- a CDS encoding NAD(P)H-hydrate epimerase translates to MDITKRALGRNKIREIDRKAIDEYEIPGIILMENAGRNVAEEVLKMLSGIDKARVAIFCGKGNNGGDGFVIARHLYNKGVNVSVFLTTEISRVLSEGDASTNLKILLNMNFKIRELKEEHIEEVVKTLHDYNIIVDAIFGTGLSGEVREPVRTLIEKINETDIPVVSVDIPSGLGCDDGVVLGVAVKAAKTVTFVAPKTGFFQGQGKEYTGELIVSDISVPKELTVS
- a CDS encoding MoaD/ThiS family protein — its product is MPVKVRIPTPLRSLTNGSEEVTVEGNSIKEVIDNLESNHKGFKERLCDENGQIRRFINFYLNDEDIRFKDNQETPVNDGDQISIVPAIAGGRIAAS